One region of Streptomyces sp. CG4 genomic DNA includes:
- a CDS encoding Chromate resistance protein ChrB, which yields MSVAHTEPAGNWLVLVIKLPAEPSRHRVAVWRELRRIGALSLGQGVWAVPDVLVFAEGVARAVELTNAAAGQVVTLNAAGRSAGDAARFQALFTAARSADWTEFLADCGKFEAEIAKEIRIAKFTLAELEEEEQSLERLRRWHRDLTARDVFGAPEATEAGLRLKQCAATCDDYAERVFAALHRSTETER from the coding sequence TTGAGTGTGGCGCACACGGAACCGGCGGGCAACTGGCTCGTCCTCGTGATCAAACTGCCCGCCGAGCCGTCCAGGCACCGGGTGGCCGTCTGGCGTGAGCTGCGCAGGATCGGCGCCCTCTCGCTCGGTCAGGGCGTGTGGGCCGTACCGGACGTGCTGGTCTTCGCCGAGGGCGTCGCCCGGGCGGTGGAACTGACGAACGCGGCCGCGGGCCAGGTGGTCACCCTGAACGCCGCGGGTCGCAGCGCCGGGGACGCCGCCCGCTTCCAGGCACTGTTCACCGCTGCCCGGTCCGCGGACTGGACGGAATTCCTGGCCGACTGCGGCAAGTTCGAGGCGGAGATCGCCAAGGAGATCCGCATCGCCAAGTTCACGCTGGCCGAGCTGGAGGAAGAGGAACAGTCGCTGGAACGGCTGCGGCGCTGGCACCGCGACCTGACGGCGCGCGACGTGTTCGGCGCCCCGGAGGCGACCGAGGCCGGACTGCGGCTCAAGCAGTGCGCCGCGACCTGCGACGACTATGCGGAGAGGGTCTTCGCGGCCTTGCACCGGTCGACGGAGACCGAGCGGTGA
- a CDS encoding ABC transporter permease, producing MRTLRTAPGPLPLVAGLVALLVASPLVFVGLQAAQAGGDTAHRLLARPVVGTLLWHTVALTTVVTAGTLVLGFTAAYLVERTDLPARRAWTVALAMPLAVPEFVHGYSWVSLFPWVQGYWGAVLVMTSSLYPLVFLPVAATLRHADAAAEEVARSLGRGRLATLWRVTLPLTRPALAGGALLVSLYLLGEYGAFAMLRYTTFATAIYNEFQTSFDMASASLLTLTLVGLALLLVTLDARAARRGRVVREGTTGRGCAPVALGHWKPVAAGALAAVVGVTLGVPVFALVHWLVRGSSTTLPSASIVTETATTLGYALTAAALATAAAVPVALYSWRRPTRLARTVERAAYLTRALPGIAVALSVVYFAIRYAQPLYQQPSLLVAGYVVLFFPLALTSVRASLAHVPHGVEDVARSLGVRRILVLGRVTLPLILPGLGAAFAMVTLTASTELTATLLLRPTGTETLATQFWVYTTGLSYGAAAPYAAVMVALSVPAVLILTRRTLGTRATAPREN from the coding sequence GTGAGGACGCTGCGTACGGCGCCGGGCCCGCTGCCGCTGGTGGCGGGTCTGGTCGCGCTGCTCGTCGCCTCGCCGCTGGTGTTCGTCGGGCTGCAGGCCGCACAGGCGGGCGGGGACACCGCACACCGCCTGCTGGCCCGGCCTGTGGTGGGCACGCTGCTGTGGCACACCGTCGCCCTCACCACGGTCGTCACCGCCGGCACGCTCGTGCTCGGCTTCACTGCCGCCTACCTGGTGGAACGCACCGACCTTCCGGCGCGCCGGGCGTGGACCGTGGCGCTGGCGATGCCGCTCGCCGTGCCGGAGTTCGTCCACGGCTACTCCTGGGTCTCGTTGTTCCCCTGGGTACAGGGGTACTGGGGTGCGGTGCTGGTGATGACGTCCTCGCTCTATCCGCTGGTGTTCCTGCCGGTGGCCGCCACACTGCGGCACGCCGACGCCGCGGCCGAGGAGGTCGCGCGCAGCCTGGGCCGCGGCCGGCTCGCGACCCTGTGGCGGGTCACGCTGCCTCTCACCCGCCCCGCCCTGGCGGGCGGCGCGCTGCTCGTGTCGCTCTATCTCCTGGGCGAATACGGCGCGTTCGCAATGCTGCGCTACACCACGTTCGCCACCGCGATCTACAACGAGTTCCAGACCAGCTTCGACATGGCCTCCGCCAGCCTGCTCACCCTCACCCTGGTCGGTCTCGCCCTGCTCCTCGTGACGCTCGACGCGCGTGCGGCGCGGCGCGGCCGGGTGGTGCGTGAGGGCACCACCGGGCGGGGCTGCGCTCCGGTGGCCCTGGGCCACTGGAAGCCGGTCGCCGCAGGCGCGTTGGCGGCGGTGGTGGGGGTGACTCTCGGGGTGCCGGTCTTCGCGCTCGTCCACTGGCTGGTGCGCGGCAGCTCCACCACCCTGCCGTCCGCCTCCATCGTGACCGAGACGGCGACGACCCTGGGGTACGCGCTGACGGCGGCGGCCCTCGCCACCGCCGCCGCGGTGCCGGTGGCGCTCTATTCCTGGCGCCGCCCCACCCGCCTGGCCCGCACCGTGGAACGCGCCGCCTACCTGACCAGGGCACTGCCCGGCATCGCCGTCGCCCTGTCGGTGGTGTACTTCGCGATCCGCTACGCCCAACCCCTCTACCAGCAGCCGTCGTTGCTGGTGGCCGGGTATGTGGTGCTGTTCTTCCCGCTCGCCCTGACCTCCGTACGGGCCTCGCTGGCCCATGTGCCGCACGGCGTCGAGGACGTGGCGCGCTCGCTGGGTGTGCGCCGCATCCTCGTTCTGGGCCGGGTCACCCTGCCGCTGATCCTGCCCGGCCTCGGCGCGGCCTTCGCGATGGTCACCCTCACCGCGAGCACCGAACTCACCGCCACGCTGCTGCTGCGCCCGACCGGTACCGAGACCCTCGCCACCCAGTTCTGGGTCTACACCACCGGGCTCTCCTACGGGGCGGCGGCGCCGTACGCCGCCGTGATGGTCGCCCTGTCCGTGCCCGCCGTCCTGATCCTCACCCGCCGCACGCTCGGCACTCGCGCAACCGCCCCAAGGGAGAACTGA
- a CDS encoding ArnT family glycosyltransferase, translating into MTAIPAVQPTGAHRGRRAATRRFGMPEDAPRWERPALATVLVVATLLYGWGIGQAALHPYYGAAIRSMASSWQAFFFGGLDASGSISIDKLPGAFWPDAVSVWLFGPHTWAAALPQVVEGVLTVWLLHRIVRAWAGPFAALIAALTLTLTPVTVVLNRATIPDTALTLLLVAAAGALQKAVRTERLLPLITCGIWVGLAFQTKMLQAWLVLPVFAAVYQLAAPGTRLNRALRVLLAGAVALAVSCSWVLIAWVTPAADRPYLDGTSGNDPFALVFGYNGLSRFSSDSTAFGAVAGTAASRTTGNTGWDMLINHTIGPQIAWFLPLAVLAAVLGVVWRTSRPRTDLLRAGFLMWGGWLAVHALVFSSSNGNHAYYTAVIAPALAALTGGGLALFRSEYESGYESGYESGQKAEHEAGGRRHLALPAAIVLTVVWALVLDWPTRFVSWLLPVAVMLALCGVAGLWSRGPRTSPRMVHGALAAGIAATLVVPAGWAASSLNPLYAGPATSPVTGPVGSAFRDGTHHRHAPRRTGLDRPSARDTALLDYLTTHRHGEKYLLATQAAYTAEPLLRAKSEPLLVMGGFTGNTPFPTAQQLGTLVATHQLRYALLTTQRPTTAATKWVKSHCTRIRPTAYGRHTDGSFALYDCNPRN; encoded by the coding sequence ATGACCGCCATACCCGCCGTCCAGCCCACCGGCGCGCACCGAGGCCGCCGGGCGGCGACCCGCCGCTTCGGCATGCCGGAAGACGCCCCGCGCTGGGAGCGCCCCGCGCTCGCCACAGTGCTGGTCGTCGCGACCTTGCTGTACGGCTGGGGCATCGGGCAAGCCGCGCTCCACCCCTACTACGGTGCGGCGATACGGTCGATGGCGAGCAGTTGGCAGGCCTTCTTCTTCGGCGGGCTCGACGCCAGCGGTTCGATCAGCATCGACAAACTGCCCGGCGCCTTCTGGCCCGACGCCGTCTCCGTCTGGCTCTTCGGCCCGCACACCTGGGCGGCCGCGCTGCCGCAGGTCGTCGAGGGCGTGCTCACCGTCTGGCTGCTCCACCGGATCGTACGGGCCTGGGCAGGGCCGTTCGCCGCGCTCATCGCCGCGCTGACGCTCACCCTCACCCCGGTCACCGTGGTCCTCAACCGGGCCACCATCCCGGACACCGCGCTCACTCTGCTCCTGGTGGCGGCCGCCGGAGCGCTGCAGAAGGCGGTGCGCACCGAGCGGCTGCTGCCGCTGATCACCTGCGGGATCTGGGTCGGGCTCGCCTTCCAGACGAAGATGCTGCAGGCGTGGCTGGTGCTCCCGGTCTTCGCCGCGGTCTACCAACTCGCCGCGCCCGGAACCCGGTTGAACCGCGCCCTGCGCGTCCTGCTGGCCGGTGCGGTCGCCCTGGCGGTCTCCTGCTCCTGGGTGCTGATCGCCTGGGTGACACCGGCCGCCGACCGCCCGTACCTCGACGGGACGTCCGGCAACGATCCGTTCGCCCTGGTCTTCGGCTACAACGGCCTGAGCCGCTTCAGCAGCGATTCCACCGCGTTCGGCGCCGTCGCGGGCACCGCCGCCAGCCGCACCACCGGCAACACCGGCTGGGACATGCTGATCAACCACACGATCGGCCCGCAGATCGCCTGGTTCCTGCCGCTCGCGGTGCTCGCCGCGGTCCTGGGCGTCGTCTGGCGCACCAGCCGGCCTCGAACCGACCTGCTGCGCGCGGGATTTCTGATGTGGGGGGGCTGGCTGGCCGTGCACGCCCTGGTGTTCAGCTCCTCCAACGGCAACCACGCCTACTACACGGCCGTCATCGCCCCGGCACTCGCCGCGCTCACCGGCGGCGGGCTCGCACTCTTCCGATCGGAGTACGAGTCGGGGTACGAGTCGGGGTACGAGTCGGGGCAGAAGGCGGAGCACGAGGCGGGCGGCCGGCGGCACCTGGCGCTGCCGGCTGCGATCGTGCTGACGGTGGTGTGGGCGCTGGTGCTGGACTGGCCGACCCGATTCGTCTCCTGGCTGCTGCCGGTCGCTGTGATGCTCGCGCTGTGTGGTGTGGCGGGCCTGTGGAGCCGCGGGCCGCGCACCTCCCCGCGGATGGTCCACGGCGCCCTCGCCGCCGGGATCGCGGCCACCCTGGTCGTACCGGCCGGCTGGGCCGCGTCCAGCCTCAACCCGCTCTACGCGGGCCCCGCCACCTCGCCGGTGACCGGTCCGGTCGGCAGCGCGTTCCGCGACGGCACCCATCACCGCCACGCTCCGCGGCGGACCGGACTCGACCGGCCCAGCGCCCGCGACACCGCCCTGCTCGACTACCTCACCACGCACCGCCACGGCGAGAAGTACCTGCTCGCCACCCAGGCCGCCTACACCGCCGAGCCCCTGCTGCGCGCGAAGTCCGAGCCCCTCCTCGTCATGGGAGGCTTCACCGGCAACACCCCCTTCCCCACCGCCCAGCAGCTCGGCACTCTCGTCGCCACGCACCAGCTCCGCTACGCCCTGCTCACCACCCAGCGCCCCACCACTGCCGCCACCAAGTGGGTGAAGTCCCACTGCACCCGCATCCGGCCGACCGCCTACGGCCGCCACACCGACGGCAGCTTCGCCCTCTACGACTGCAACCCCCGGAACTGA
- a CDS encoding iron ABC transporter substrate-binding protein, which translates to MSRVVLRSARRSAVLATAVSLSALALAGCSGSNDSGGASDTASGGSLKGQTITVYSGQHEQTVSALVKDFQARTGIKANVRSGDEAELANQILTEGPASPADVFFAENPPALTTLENKGLLAKVNAATLATVPSADSSAKGDWVGVSAREAAFVYDTGKLKAAQLPAGVKDLAGPAWKGKLGIAPSETDFTPIVTRMIRTAGEAGAKSWLAGLKANSKVYGSNEDLVAAVNRGEVEGGVIDHYYWYRLRDEQGAAHIHSALGYFAQGDPGALVDVSGAAVLSHGKHQAAAQAFLAYLTGKPAQQIIATSESYEYPLAAGVKNSKVSRALTASGPVVRAGDLGDGKDALQLLQTVGLL; encoded by the coding sequence ATGTCTCGTGTCGTCCTGCGGTCCGCGCGCCGGTCCGCCGTGCTGGCGACGGCGGTGTCGCTGTCGGCCCTGGCACTGGCGGGGTGCAGCGGTTCGAACGACTCCGGGGGTGCGTCGGACACGGCGTCGGGTGGTTCGCTGAAGGGGCAGACGATCACCGTCTACAGCGGTCAGCACGAGCAGACGGTCAGCGCGTTGGTGAAGGACTTCCAGGCGCGGACCGGCATCAAGGCCAATGTCCGCTCGGGTGACGAGGCGGAGCTGGCCAACCAGATTCTCACCGAGGGGCCTGCCTCCCCGGCGGACGTGTTCTTCGCGGAGAACCCGCCCGCGCTCACCACCCTGGAGAACAAGGGCCTGTTGGCCAAGGTGAACGCCGCCACCCTGGCCACCGTGCCGTCGGCCGACAGCTCGGCCAAGGGCGACTGGGTGGGCGTCTCCGCCCGCGAGGCCGCGTTCGTCTACGACACCGGCAAGCTCAAGGCGGCCCAACTGCCCGCCGGCGTCAAGGACCTGGCCGGCCCGGCCTGGAAGGGGAAGCTCGGCATCGCGCCGAGCGAGACGGACTTCACCCCGATCGTCACCAGGATGATCAGGACAGCGGGCGAGGCCGGCGCGAAGAGCTGGCTGGCGGGGCTGAAGGCCAACAGCAAGGTCTACGGCAGCAACGAGGACCTGGTCGCCGCGGTGAACCGGGGCGAGGTCGAGGGCGGCGTCATCGACCACTACTACTGGTACCGGCTGCGCGACGAACAGGGTGCCGCCCACATCCACAGCGCACTCGGCTACTTCGCACAGGGCGACCCCGGCGCGCTGGTGGACGTCTCCGGAGCGGCCGTCCTCTCCCACGGCAAGCACCAGGCGGCAGCTCAGGCGTTCCTCGCCTATCTGACCGGCAAGCCCGCCCAGCAGATCATCGCCACCTCCGAGAGCTACGAGTATCCGCTCGCCGCCGGGGTGAAGAACAGCAAGGTGAGCCGGGCGCTGACGGCTTCCGGGCCGGTCGTGCGGGCCGGTGACCTCGGTGACGGCAAGGACGCGCTGCAGCTCCTCCAGACCGTCGGCCTGCTGTGA
- a CDS encoding transglycosylase domain-containing protein — MSEHRRRTSGRTGPSGTDGIPHGGRAEARRAARGDGGRGRRAQGARRADAGRPGRRAADPGTAGAGRGAPRRFIDYPRAGRRGLRRWLPSWKQVLGTFLLFIGGILALFSYAYATTTIPSPNPSTQQQSNTYYWSDGSVMTTQGSTNRQNVDLAQVPKLVQWDFLAAENATFYSDPGIDTQGMLRAVYHMATGGEVQSGSTITQQFVKNTYLTQDQSVTRKLREILISLKIGNQLSKQQILQGYLNSCYYGRDAYGIEAAANIYYHVHASQLTVSQGAFLAATVNEPSVMMLADTDPQAKAQATARWKYVLDRMVTTHNISQAQEQQYLAAGFPTPKPYTPSAGMSGQTGYLVQTAEKYVEAHSSLTDQQLGHGGYQIYTTFDKKKVKALSASVAAMERKHLDPKHRSADKNVQVGAASIDPSTGAVVALYGGAGWDKGHWTDNADATGVPVGSTFKPIDLAASLDHGAVLSPGQPASPITPASKFNGNDGITIKNQQGQELPDSNDPTGLLHQRNDVPTKWGYIPLRKAMEQSVNTPYVQLGEYVGYDNVEGEALKAGLLRKSLQYDTPGFYIGTSTPSAIRMADAYATFDDSGVQHEPYSVTKVVTEGRQLPGFGKPKGTTAMPASTADTVTDVLQDVVKNGTGTNAQALGRPAAGKTGTTDDYKSAWFIGYTPQLTTAVSMFKEDPKNSGLQSMQGVGGFSKVFGADMPTEVWTGYMTAALQGQPVQQFPPAPQLGQSTNEYGAPSPTPSPTASTPHATSSASATPSPSAGPCHHRKKNCPDPSPTDTSGATTGGGLTGGAGDGGLIGGGTNGGTTGGGTTNGGTAGGGTSPTPSPSRPGRHP, encoded by the coding sequence ATGAGTGAACACCGGCGCCGGACATCGGGGCGGACCGGGCCGTCCGGCACGGACGGCATACCGCACGGCGGCAGGGCCGAGGCGCGCAGGGCCGCCCGGGGCGACGGCGGACGAGGCCGCCGTGCGCAGGGCGCACGGCGTGCGGACGCCGGACGCCCCGGCAGGCGCGCGGCGGACCCGGGCACCGCGGGCGCCGGGCGCGGAGCCCCGCGCCGCTTCATCGACTACCCGCGGGCGGGCAGGCGGGGCCTTCGCCGGTGGCTGCCCTCGTGGAAGCAGGTGCTCGGCACCTTCCTGCTGTTCATCGGCGGCATACTGGCCTTGTTCTCGTACGCCTACGCCACCACGACCATCCCGAGTCCGAATCCCAGCACCCAGCAGCAGAGCAACACCTACTACTGGTCCGACGGCTCGGTGATGACCACGCAGGGGTCGACCAACCGGCAGAACGTCGACCTCGCCCAGGTCCCGAAGCTGGTGCAGTGGGACTTCCTCGCCGCGGAGAACGCCACCTTCTACAGCGACCCCGGCATCGACACACAGGGCATGCTGCGCGCCGTCTATCACATGGCCACGGGCGGTGAGGTGCAGTCCGGGTCCACCATCACCCAGCAGTTCGTGAAGAACACCTACCTCACCCAGGACCAGTCGGTCACCCGCAAGCTCAGGGAGATCCTGATCTCCTTGAAGATCGGCAACCAGCTGTCCAAGCAGCAGATCCTGCAGGGCTATCTCAACAGCTGCTACTACGGGCGCGACGCCTACGGCATCGAAGCGGCCGCCAACATCTATTACCACGTGCACGCCTCCCAGCTGACCGTCAGCCAGGGCGCGTTCCTCGCGGCCACGGTCAACGAGCCGAGCGTGATGATGCTCGCCGACACCGACCCGCAGGCCAAGGCCCAGGCCACGGCGCGCTGGAAGTACGTGCTGGACCGCATGGTCACCACCCACAACATCAGCCAGGCGCAGGAACAGCAGTATCTCGCCGCCGGGTTCCCCACGCCCAAGCCCTACACGCCGTCGGCCGGGATGTCCGGACAGACCGGCTACCTGGTGCAGACCGCGGAGAAGTACGTCGAGGCCCACTCGTCCCTCACCGACCAGCAGCTCGGCCACGGCGGCTACCAGATCTACACCACCTTCGACAAGAAGAAGGTGAAGGCCCTTTCGGCGTCCGTCGCGGCGATGGAGCGGAAGCACCTCGATCCGAAGCACCGGTCGGCCGACAAGAACGTCCAGGTCGGCGCGGCGTCCATCGACCCGTCGACCGGCGCGGTCGTGGCCCTGTATGGCGGGGCGGGCTGGGACAAGGGCCACTGGACCGACAACGCGGACGCCACCGGTGTGCCGGTCGGCTCCACCTTCAAGCCGATCGACCTGGCCGCCTCCCTCGACCACGGGGCCGTGCTCTCCCCGGGCCAGCCGGCCTCACCGATCACCCCGGCATCCAAGTTCAACGGCAACGACGGCATCACCATCAAGAACCAGCAGGGCCAGGAACTGCCGGACTCGAACGACCCCACGGGGCTCCTCCACCAGCGCAACGACGTTCCCACGAAATGGGGTTACATCCCCCTGCGCAAGGCGATGGAGCAGTCGGTCAACACCCCCTACGTCCAGCTCGGCGAGTACGTCGGCTACGACAACGTGGAGGGCGAAGCCCTCAAGGCGGGCCTGCTGCGCAAGAGCCTGCAGTACGACACCCCCGGCTTCTACATCGGCACCTCCACCCCCTCGGCGATCCGCATGGCCGACGCGTACGCCACCTTCGACGACAGCGGCGTCCAGCACGAGCCGTACTCGGTGACCAAGGTCGTCACCGAGGGCCGGCAGCTGCCCGGTTTCGGCAAACCCAAGGGCACCACGGCCATGCCCGCCTCGACCGCCGACACCGTCACCGACGTCCTTCAGGACGTCGTCAAGAACGGCACGGGCACCAACGCCCAGGCCCTCGGCCGCCCGGCGGCGGGCAAGACCGGAACCACCGACGACTACAAGTCGGCCTGGTTCATCGGCTACACCCCCCAACTGACCACCGCGGTCAGCATGTTCAAGGAGGACCCGAAGAACTCCGGCCTGCAGTCGATGCAGGGCGTCGGCGGCTTCTCCAAGGTCTTCGGCGCCGACATGCCCACCGAGGTGTGGACCGGCTACATGACCGCTGCTCTCCAGGGCCAGCCCGTCCAGCAGTTCCCGCCCGCACCGCAACTGGGCCAGAGCACCAACGAGTACGGCGCCCCGTCGCCCACTCCCTCCCCCACCGCGAGCACCCCGCACGCCACCTCGTCCGCATCGGCCACGCCGAGCCCCTCCGCCGGCCCGTGCCACCACCGGAAGAAGAACTGCCCCGATCCGAGCCCGACCGACACCTCGGGCGCCACCACCGGCGGCGGCTTGACCGGCGGCGCGGGCGACGGCGGGCTGATCGGCGGCGGCACGAACGGCGGTACCACCGGCGGTGGTACAACCAACGGCGGCACCGCCGGAGGCGGCACCTCGCCCACGCCCAGCCCCTCCCGCCCCGGGCGGCATCCGTAG
- a CDS encoding ABC transporter ATP-binding protein, which translates to MTGQPGLWIRQLTAAHGRSTVLTGLDLTVEDRALACVLGPSGCGKSTLLRIVAGFHPATRGQVTLHGRSLDDGRTRVPAERRRIGYVPQDGALFPHLTVAANIGFGLPRAARRERVAEMLGLVGLDGLADRHPHQLSGGQQQRVALARALAPRPQLLLLDEPFAALDAALRTELRTEVAATLRRAGATAILVTHDVDEALAFADTIAVMRDGRIVQTGTPHTLYHQPADAGTARALGEANLLPAKPADGYATTAFGPLPLTTDTQQDGVVMLRPHQLRMTSEPGPHTVRAQVTACLFRGHDHRVECAPESGLDLPERLVVYLDAPPPAVGSQVHLRAQGPAHPLHTEDRPARTQTVAS; encoded by the coding sequence ATGACCGGCCAGCCGGGCCTGTGGATCAGGCAATTGACGGCCGCACACGGCCGCAGCACGGTGCTCACCGGGCTCGACCTCACCGTCGAGGACCGGGCGCTCGCCTGTGTCCTGGGCCCCTCCGGCTGCGGCAAGAGCACCCTGCTGCGTATCGTCGCCGGCTTCCACCCCGCCACCCGGGGCCAGGTCACCCTGCACGGCCGCAGCCTCGACGACGGCCGCACCAGGGTCCCGGCCGAGCGCCGGCGCATCGGGTACGTACCGCAGGACGGGGCGCTCTTCCCGCACCTGACCGTCGCCGCCAACATCGGCTTCGGCCTCCCCCGCGCCGCCCGCCGCGAGCGCGTGGCGGAGATGCTCGGCCTCGTCGGGCTCGACGGCCTCGCCGACCGCCATCCGCATCAGCTCTCCGGTGGCCAGCAGCAACGCGTGGCGCTGGCCCGGGCCCTGGCGCCCCGTCCCCAACTCCTCCTGCTGGACGAACCGTTCGCCGCCCTCGACGCCGCGCTGCGCACCGAACTGCGCACGGAGGTCGCCGCCACCCTGCGCCGGGCGGGCGCCACCGCGATCCTGGTCACCCACGATGTGGACGAGGCACTCGCCTTCGCCGACACCATCGCCGTGATGCGGGACGGCCGCATCGTGCAGACCGGCACTCCCCACACCCTCTACCACCAGCCGGCGGACGCGGGCACCGCCAGAGCCCTGGGCGAGGCCAACCTGCTGCCCGCCAAACCCGCCGACGGATACGCCACCACCGCCTTCGGACCCCTGCCCCTCACCACCGACACGCAGCAGGACGGTGTCGTCATGCTCCGTCCCCACCAGCTCCGGATGACGTCCGAACCCGGCCCGCACACGGTCCGGGCCCAGGTCACCGCCTGCCTGTTCCGGGGGCACGACCACCGCGTCGAGTGCGCCCCGGAGTCCGGCCTGGACCTGCCCGAGCGTCTCGTCGTCTACCTGGACGCCCCGCCGCCGGCGGTCGGCAGCCAGGTCCATCTTCGGGCCCAGGGCCCCGCCCATCCCCTCCACACCGAGGACCGCCCGGCCAGGACCCAGACCGTCGCGTCGTAG
- a CDS encoding undecaprenyl-diphosphate phosphatase gives MSVLTYPEAIGVGLLQGVTELFPVSSLGHSILIPALLGGHWKHDLDVSAADSLYLNELVGLHLATALALVVFFWRDWVRVTRGLWTSITQRRIQTVDQRLAWLIITACIPVGVAGIALDKVFRTTLGRPVPTAIFLALNGIVLFVTEKLRRGGTGRRRAGDAVAPGEEHLSPDELSDLRITRMTIRQALTIGAAQILALLPGISRSGSTISAGIFKGLNHEDSARFAFLLATPVIGGAALLKLPPLLGPEGNGLRGPLLAGSVAAFIAAYLATKFLVRYFENRTLIPFAVYCTLAGLGSLVYFTIG, from the coding sequence ATGTCCGTCCTGACCTACCCCGAAGCCATAGGCGTCGGCCTGCTGCAAGGCGTCACCGAGCTGTTCCCCGTGTCCAGCCTCGGGCACAGCATCCTCATCCCCGCCCTCCTGGGCGGGCACTGGAAACACGACCTGGACGTTTCCGCCGCGGATTCCCTGTACCTCAATGAGCTGGTCGGCCTCCACCTGGCCACCGCTCTGGCGCTGGTGGTCTTCTTCTGGCGCGACTGGGTCAGGGTGACCCGCGGACTGTGGACCTCGATCACCCAACGCCGCATCCAGACCGTGGACCAGCGGCTCGCCTGGCTGATCATCACGGCCTGCATCCCCGTGGGCGTCGCCGGCATCGCACTCGACAAGGTCTTTCGCACGACGCTCGGGCGGCCCGTGCCGACCGCGATCTTCCTGGCCCTCAACGGCATCGTCCTCTTCGTCACCGAAAAGCTGCGCCGCGGCGGCACGGGCCGCAGGCGGGCCGGGGACGCCGTCGCGCCGGGCGAGGAACACCTGAGCCCGGACGAGCTGTCGGACCTGCGGATCACCCGGATGACCATCCGCCAGGCCCTCACCATCGGCGCCGCCCAGATCCTCGCCCTGCTGCCGGGTATCAGCCGCTCCGGATCGACCATCAGCGCGGGCATCTTCAAGGGCCTCAACCACGAGGACTCCGCCCGCTTCGCGTTCCTCCTCGCCACACCGGTCATCGGCGGAGCCGCACTGCTCAAACTGCCCCCGCTGCTCGGCCCCGAGGGCAACGGCCTGCGCGGGCCGCTCCTGGCGGGCAGCGTCGCCGCCTTCATCGCGGCCTACCTCGCCACCAAGTTCCTGGTCCGCTACTTCGAGAACCGGACCCTCATCCCGTTCGCCGTCTACTGCACCCTGGCCGGGCTCGGCAGCCTGGTCTACTTCACCATCGGCTGA
- a CDS encoding DedA family protein, whose amino-acid sequence MFQALNPLDATSLLTTLGTAGVFLVLFAETGLLIGFFLPGDSLLFTAGLLCTTTRDGVHLSLPAVLAASAAGALLGAQVGHLLGRRAGRAFVARTTNRHLANGVTRAEELLARYGHGKAIVLARFIPVVRTVLNPLAGIVGVPTRTFALWQVTGGLAWTAGLVLGGYALGSSIPNVDRYLLPLVGLIVVASLLPLALELLRARRESRAAESDHKHTV is encoded by the coding sequence GTGTTCCAGGCCCTCAATCCGCTGGATGCCACCTCGTTGCTGACGACGCTCGGCACCGCGGGCGTGTTCCTGGTGCTGTTCGCCGAGACCGGCCTGCTGATCGGCTTCTTCCTGCCCGGTGACTCGCTGCTGTTCACGGCAGGGCTGCTGTGCACGACCACCCGCGACGGTGTGCATCTCTCGCTGCCCGCCGTGCTGGCCGCATCCGCGGCCGGAGCGCTGCTCGGCGCCCAGGTCGGTCACCTGCTCGGGCGCCGCGCCGGCCGGGCGTTCGTGGCCCGTACCACCAACCGGCATCTGGCGAACGGGGTGACCCGGGCCGAGGAGCTGCTGGCCCGGTACGGCCACGGCAAGGCGATCGTGCTGGCCCGGTTCATCCCCGTGGTGCGCACCGTGCTCAATCCACTCGCCGGGATCGTGGGCGTGCCCACCCGCACCTTCGCGCTCTGGCAGGTCACCGGCGGGCTGGCATGGACGGCCGGCCTGGTCCTGGGCGGGTACGCCCTCGGGTCCAGCATCCCGAACGTCGACCGCTATCTGCTGCCCCTGGTCGGACTGATCGTCGTCGCCTCGCTGCTGCCGCTGGCCCTGGAACTCCTGCGCGCCCGCCGCGAGAGCCGCGCGGCAGAGTCGGACCACAAGCACACGGTGTGA